The Nocardia sp. NBC_01503 sequence TGACCGAGTATCCGGACGCCCCGCCGGTGCTTTTCATTGCCGGACACGGCATTACGGCATGGGGTGCCACTTTGGCTCAGGCCCGCGATCGCGCGGAATGCCTCGAGGCCATGTGCGAATTGACTACTTTGACCGGACACCGCGAACTCCCGGTGCGCGAGAATCAGTTCCGAGGAGGAACCCCGAAATGACGCTGCTGCAGATCATGTCCGATCAGGACTCCGCCGAGGTCAAGCTGCGCACCACCGATGACGCGGTGATCGCCGCCGAGCTGAACAAGCGCGGTATCACCTTCGAGCGCTGGTCGCTGTTCGACGGCTTCACCGCCGCCACCTCGACCGAGGAGCTGCTGGCCGAATACCAGTCGCGCATCGACGCTTTGAACGCGGACGGCCGCTTCAAGTTCATCGATGTGGCCCGCATCCACCCCGATGCCACCGACCCGGAGTGGCCCGCCAAGGCCGTCGCCGCCCGGACCAAGTTCCTGGACGAGCACCGGCACGCCGAGGATGAGGTCCGTTTCTTCGCCGCCGGTCAGGGCTGCTTCTATCTGCACCTCGGTGATGAGGTCCTGGCGACGGTCTGCACCGCGGGCGATCTCGTCTCGGTCCCCGCGGGCACCCTGCACTGGTTCGATATGGGCACCGAGCCCGAATTCGTCGCCGTCCGCTTCTTCGAGGAGGAAGACGGCTGGATCGGTGACTTCACCGGCGACAAGATCTCCGGCGGCTTCCCCACCCTCGACGAGTTGCTCCCCGCATGATCAACGTCATCGTCCTCGATATCGAGGGCACCACCAGCCCGACCAGCTCGGTCCGTGAGGAGCTGTACGGCTACACCCGCACCCGCCTGCCCGGCTGGCTGGCCGAAAACGAGGGCGGCGCGGCGGATGCCATCATCGCCGAGACCCGCGCCCTGGCCGGTGCGCCGGGGGCGTCGGTCGCCGAGATCCTCATCGATTGGCTGAACACCGACGTCAAGGCCGAGCCGCTGAAGGCCGCCCAGGGCATCATCTGC is a genomic window containing:
- a CDS encoding 1,2-dihydroxy-3-keto-5-methylthiopentene dioxygenase, translating into MTLLQIMSDQDSAEVKLRTTDDAVIAAELNKRGITFERWSLFDGFTAATSTEELLAEYQSRIDALNADGRFKFIDVARIHPDATDPEWPAKAVAARTKFLDEHRHAEDEVRFFAAGQGCFYLHLGDEVLATVCTAGDLVSVPAGTLHWFDMGTEPEFVAVRFFEEEDGWIGDFTGDKISGGFPTLDELLPA